In Risungbinella massiliensis, a single window of DNA contains:
- a CDS encoding FadR/GntR family transcriptional regulator yields MHQERNTGKFQSILKGIHSLIEEDRLRPGDRLPSERELSERLGAGRSSVREVLRALELLGLIVTRRGEGTFLQPYHTHHLVQLLADYILRDRESQEDLVDMRILLELEAVRLAVGRASDSDIEKLKEILQHMEEWIQAGYLPHQQKEEFHHTIVRLSKNKLLIRTWFPVHQYFTLCTHSNQDINKWQKVVKELKQVLRAIQDKDSLCAYQRLQQHLEQFLSNSLNEV; encoded by the coding sequence ATGCACCAGGAACGAAATACCGGAAAATTTCAGTCCATTTTAAAAGGGATTCACTCGCTGATCGAAGAAGATCGTCTACGTCCTGGAGACCGTTTGCCTTCTGAAAGAGAACTTTCCGAGAGGTTGGGAGCAGGTAGATCTTCCGTAAGGGAGGTTTTACGTGCTCTAGAGCTATTAGGGCTCATCGTGACGAGACGGGGCGAAGGAACCTTCTTACAACCCTACCATACCCATCATCTAGTTCAGTTGCTGGCAGACTACATTTTACGAGACAGAGAATCGCAAGAGGATCTAGTTGATATGAGGATTTTGCTAGAATTAGAAGCTGTCCGTTTAGCAGTAGGACGTGCTAGCGACTCTGATATAGAGAAGCTAAAAGAGATTCTTCAGCATATGGAAGAATGGATTCAAGCTGGTTACCTTCCTCATCAACAAAAAGAAGAATTTCATCATACGATTGTTCGATTATCTAAAAATAAATTACTGATACGGACTTGGTTTCCTGTACATCAGTATTTCACGCTGTGCACTCATTCCAATCAAGATATTAATAAGTGGCAAAAAGTAGTAAAGGAATTGAAGCAGGTTCTTCGTGCGATCCAAGATAAAGACTCTCTCTGTGCTTATCAGCGACTACAGCAACATCTAGAGCAATTCCTTTCTAATTCGCTTAACGAGGTGTGA
- a CDS encoding NAD(P)-dependent malic enzyme, producing the protein MSNLREDALRLHREHQGKLEVRSKVEVQTAQDLSLAYSPGVAEPCKEIHLNKETVYDYTNKGNLVAVVSDGTAVLGLGNIGPEAAMPVMEGKAVLFKAFAGVDAFPLCLDSTDIDKIVETVTLLAPSFGGINLEDISAPNCFEIEQRLKEKLDIPVFHDDQHGTAIVTLAGLLNASKLVGKKLSEMKVVINGAGAAGIAILKLLQKAGVEHVIMCDSKGMIYAGRPYGMNSIKEEIAQTTNLDRQTGDLALALQGADVFIGVTVAGVVNQEMVRSMNQDPIIFAMANPVPEIMPEEALAAGAKVVGTGRSDYPNQVNNVLAFPGIFRGALDVRASQINDEMKLAAAKAIASLVSEQELRAEYVIPAPFDERVAPHVASEVARVAMETGEANRIVDPQSIFEKTMRLTKNTVVR; encoded by the coding sequence TTGTCCAATCTAAGAGAAGATGCTCTTCGCTTACACCGCGAACATCAAGGAAAGTTAGAAGTTCGTTCCAAAGTAGAGGTGCAAACAGCCCAAGATCTAAGTCTGGCTTACTCACCAGGCGTTGCCGAACCATGTAAAGAGATTCATTTAAACAAAGAGACTGTTTATGATTATACAAACAAAGGGAATCTCGTTGCGGTAGTCTCAGATGGAACTGCGGTTCTCGGACTTGGCAATATAGGCCCAGAGGCTGCTATGCCAGTAATGGAAGGGAAAGCGGTACTCTTTAAGGCGTTTGCAGGCGTGGATGCATTTCCTCTATGTTTAGATAGTACCGATATAGACAAAATAGTCGAGACAGTTACCTTACTCGCTCCAAGCTTTGGTGGAATCAATCTGGAAGATATCTCTGCTCCCAACTGCTTTGAGATTGAGCAGCGATTAAAAGAAAAACTGGATATTCCTGTTTTTCATGATGACCAGCATGGTACTGCGATTGTGACATTGGCTGGTCTTCTCAATGCTTCCAAATTGGTAGGCAAAAAGCTTTCGGAGATGAAAGTTGTCATCAATGGAGCAGGTGCTGCTGGAATTGCGATTCTCAAATTATTACAAAAAGCCGGCGTAGAACATGTGATTATGTGTGATAGTAAAGGTATGATCTATGCTGGGCGCCCGTATGGTATGAATTCAATAAAAGAAGAAATTGCTCAAACTACCAATTTAGATAGACAAACCGGTGATCTAGCACTAGCTCTTCAAGGTGCGGATGTGTTTATTGGAGTAACAGTGGCTGGAGTCGTGAACCAAGAAATGGTAAGATCGATGAATCAGGACCCGATCATTTTTGCAATGGCCAACCCAGTTCCAGAGATTATGCCAGAAGAAGCATTAGCTGCTGGAGCAAAAGTGGTAGGAACAGGTCGTTCTGATTATCCGAACCAAGTAAATAATGTACTGGCTTTTCCGGGGATTTTCCGCGGGGCACTCGATGTTCGCGCAAGTCAAATCAATGACGAAATGAAACTAGCAGCAGCAAAAGCAATTGCCAGCTTAGTATCAGAACAAGAGCTTCGAGCAGAATATGTGATCCCTGCACCATTTGATGAGCGTGTAGCTCCCCATGTAGCATCAGAAGTAGCACGTGTTGCAATGGAAACAGGAGAGGCGAATCGAATTGTAGATCCACAGTCTATATTCGAGAAGACAATGCGCTTAACGAAAAATACCGTCGTTCGATAG
- a CDS encoding zinc-dependent alcohol dehydrogenase family protein encodes MKAQAIMNYGGVEEFQTIEIPIPEVGPGQVLVKVHATSVNPIDLKIRSGAVKGLVSSNFPLVLHSDIAGEITQLGSGVTKWQVGDEIIASQVTTMGALADYAVVDASVIAKKPSNLSFAEAAALPLVSITAWEALIDRIKLTNKQQILIHGATGGVGHIAIQIAKLKGAKVATTVSTESKAEIAQKLGADEIIYYPHTTVDQYVERLTGGHGFDAVLDTVGGENVDRSLQAVRTYGQVALIAARSTHDLTPLHNKALTLHGIFMIQTQQTQEGKAYHGSILSFISDWVERGHIRPIIDKEIFRFAEVGKAHEKLASGKTIGKVVLTNQ; translated from the coding sequence ATGAAAGCACAAGCAATTATGAATTACGGTGGGGTAGAGGAATTTCAGACCATCGAGATTCCGATTCCTGAAGTTGGCCCAGGTCAAGTATTGGTAAAAGTTCATGCTACTAGTGTCAATCCGATTGACTTGAAAATTCGTAGCGGTGCAGTGAAAGGATTGGTGTCATCTAATTTTCCTCTCGTGTTACATAGCGATATTGCGGGCGAGATTACGCAATTGGGATCAGGAGTCACAAAATGGCAAGTAGGAGACGAGATTATCGCGTCACAAGTTACTACCATGGGCGCATTAGCTGATTATGCTGTAGTAGATGCTAGTGTGATCGCCAAAAAACCGAGTAATCTAAGTTTTGCAGAAGCTGCTGCACTTCCGTTGGTTAGTATCACCGCCTGGGAAGCTTTGATCGATCGGATTAAACTGACCAATAAACAACAAATACTGATCCATGGCGCAACAGGGGGAGTAGGTCATATTGCGATTCAGATCGCAAAGTTAAAAGGGGCAAAGGTTGCAACAACTGTTTCCACCGAGTCCAAAGCAGAGATCGCGCAAAAATTAGGAGCAGATGAAATTATCTACTACCCACATACCACAGTGGACCAATATGTAGAGAGATTGACAGGTGGCCATGGTTTTGACGCAGTATTGGATACTGTTGGTGGCGAGAATGTGGATCGTTCTTTGCAAGCAGTGAGAACATATGGGCAAGTTGCTCTGATCGCGGCTCGATCGACTCATGATCTTACTCCATTACACAATAAAGCTTTGACTCTTCACGGAATCTTTATGATACAAACTCAACAAACTCAAGAGGGAAAAGCATATCATGGTTCTATCTTGAGTTTCATTTCTGATTGGGTAGAAAGAGGTCATATACGCCCTATTATAGATAAGGAGATTTTCCGTTTTGCAGAAGTAGGGAAAGCTCATGAAAAATTGGCATCAGGTAAAACAATAGGAAAAGTGGTTCTGACAAATCAATAG
- a CDS encoding DNA polymerase III subunit alpha translates to MAEEFVHLHVHSAYSLLDGAGQVEELVQRAQAMEMRSLAITDHGAMYGVVPFYKACRTAGIKPIIGCEMYLTDGDYRERPSMREKKIYHQLLLAETVEGYQNLMRLTTEAHLRGFHYKPRIDRNLLRQYHKGIIATSSCLGGEIPQAILNGNLRHAKELLHEYLDIFGRDHFFLELQDHQMLEQQKVNLQLIEWSREFSIGLVATNDVHYTLQGDAEVHDCLLCIGTARKLSEEDRMRFPNDQFYLKTAEEMGRLFPHVPQALRNTVEIAGRCQVELPLGQRLLPHFPVPEGISSGTYLQQLCEKGVSWRYGDRITAEIESRLAYELRVIEQMGFQDYFLIVWDFVRFARDHQIAVGPGRGSAAGSLVAYVLGITDIDPIRFHLLFERFLNPERVTLPDIDIDFDDTRRDEVITYVKRKYGEDRVAQIITFGTMAPRAAIRDVGRVMSLPYQEVDRVAKLVPAAPGMTLERAFHHEPRLLQLRKEKEEVDRLLHVVDRVEGIPRHASTHAAGVVISRDPLTDTVPLQEGSQDVPLTQYSMETLEELGLLKMDFLGLRNLTVIERAKEWIRETQNKEVDFRDDSYGDEKTYQMLTRGETTGVFQLESAGMRRVLKELKPTHFEDLIAVLALYRPGPMEQIPRFIRAKHGLEKVTFPHPDLEEILSNTYGIIVYQEQIMQIAAKLAGFSLGEADLLRRAVGKKKKELLHEQREKFVSGAIAEGYPAEIGDQVYDLIVRFADYGFNRSHSAAYAMLAYQTAYLKANYPKAYFAALLSTVMGSQGKMAEYIEEARRLGVKILPPDVQKSGKGFRLEEEGVRFGLAAIKNVGRQAIHEIEKAREEEPFQDLFDLCDRVDLRICNRRVLESLILSGAMDSLSHHRAKKLNMLDEVLEKTGELQKHRLQNQLSLFEEMSDYISQLDHPYEDIPPYSLKEQLAYERELIGFYLSGHPLDEYQQVMDQYTTHAISKLIELPDHSKVRIAGMLSSMKQIQTKKGEAMAFVELEDKSGVVELVVFPKVYLASRHLLNEGAELFVIGKLNQQDESVKVLVDRFVALSDAKQKMIIQKRPSAESSSVAPDQNELLLQIPMTSERGQLLYQIKDVLTQFPGNTPVHLYYESEKRMVSLPVPSYGVELNTKLLEHLHDLLGEKSVRVKTKHIR, encoded by the coding sequence ATGGCGGAGGAGTTTGTTCATTTACATGTACATAGTGCTTATAGCTTATTAGATGGAGCTGGACAAGTAGAAGAGCTAGTACAGCGTGCTCAAGCGATGGAGATGAGGTCGCTCGCGATTACCGATCATGGTGCCATGTATGGGGTAGTCCCCTTTTACAAGGCATGTCGAACAGCAGGGATCAAGCCGATCATAGGGTGTGAGATGTATCTGACAGATGGAGATTATCGTGAACGCCCGTCGATGCGGGAGAAAAAAATCTATCATCAGCTTTTATTGGCAGAAACGGTGGAAGGGTATCAAAATCTGATGAGACTGACAACGGAGGCACATCTTCGTGGTTTTCACTACAAACCGAGGATTGACCGGAATCTCCTGCGTCAATATCATAAAGGGATTATTGCTACTAGCTCTTGTCTAGGTGGTGAGATTCCTCAAGCAATTTTAAATGGGAATCTCCGACATGCAAAAGAATTGCTACATGAGTACCTTGATATTTTTGGACGAGATCACTTCTTTTTAGAGTTGCAGGACCATCAGATGTTGGAGCAGCAAAAAGTGAATCTACAGCTAATCGAATGGAGCCGAGAGTTCTCGATTGGATTAGTTGCAACGAACGATGTCCACTACACCCTGCAAGGAGATGCAGAAGTTCACGATTGTTTATTATGTATTGGTACTGCACGGAAATTAAGCGAAGAGGATCGGATGCGGTTTCCTAACGATCAATTTTATCTGAAAACGGCTGAAGAGATGGGAAGGTTGTTCCCACATGTTCCACAGGCTTTGCGAAATACAGTGGAGATTGCCGGGCGTTGTCAGGTAGAACTACCGCTTGGTCAGCGACTGTTGCCCCATTTTCCTGTGCCAGAGGGAATTAGTAGTGGTACATATCTACAACAGCTCTGTGAAAAAGGGGTTTCTTGGCGATATGGAGATCGAATCACTGCTGAGATCGAGTCACGACTCGCATATGAACTTCGTGTAATTGAGCAAATGGGCTTTCAAGATTATTTCTTGATCGTCTGGGACTTTGTCCGCTTTGCTCGTGACCATCAGATTGCAGTAGGACCAGGACGTGGTTCGGCAGCAGGGAGTTTGGTGGCGTATGTTCTTGGTATTACGGATATCGATCCGATTCGCTTTCATCTCCTGTTTGAGCGTTTCCTCAATCCAGAGAGAGTAACATTGCCTGATATTGATATAGATTTTGATGATACGAGACGGGATGAAGTAATTACCTACGTCAAGCGTAAATATGGAGAGGATCGAGTAGCACAGATTATCACTTTTGGAACGATGGCTCCACGAGCTGCGATCCGGGATGTGGGGCGAGTGATGAGCCTACCTTATCAGGAGGTAGACCGAGTTGCTAAATTGGTTCCTGCCGCTCCTGGTATGACATTAGAAAGAGCATTTCATCACGAGCCACGCCTTTTACAGTTGCGAAAAGAAAAAGAGGAAGTAGATCGCCTTCTTCATGTGGTAGATCGTGTGGAAGGGATTCCACGCCATGCTTCTACCCATGCAGCAGGTGTCGTGATCTCTCGAGATCCTCTAACCGATACGGTTCCACTTCAAGAAGGAAGCCAAGATGTTCCTCTGACCCAATACTCCATGGAGACATTGGAGGAACTTGGGTTATTAAAGATGGATTTTCTAGGTTTACGTAATCTGACGGTGATCGAACGAGCCAAAGAGTGGATTCGTGAAACACAAAACAAAGAGGTCGATTTTCGAGATGATTCCTACGGAGACGAAAAGACCTATCAAATGTTGACCAGAGGTGAGACAACAGGAGTCTTTCAATTGGAGTCAGCCGGGATGAGAAGGGTGCTAAAAGAACTCAAACCAACCCATTTTGAGGACTTAATTGCGGTTTTGGCTCTTTATCGTCCAGGTCCCATGGAACAGATCCCGCGTTTCATTCGTGCCAAACATGGCTTGGAAAAAGTAACCTTTCCCCATCCTGATTTAGAAGAAATTCTATCCAATACATATGGGATTATCGTCTATCAGGAACAGATCATGCAGATTGCTGCCAAGTTGGCTGGCTTTTCCTTAGGAGAGGCGGATTTGCTTCGACGTGCTGTGGGCAAGAAGAAAAAAGAGCTGCTTCATGAACAACGGGAAAAATTTGTCTCTGGAGCGATTGCGGAAGGATACCCAGCAGAGATAGGTGACCAGGTCTATGATCTCATCGTCCGATTTGCTGATTATGGATTTAACCGTAGCCATTCTGCCGCTTATGCAATGCTTGCTTATCAGACTGCCTATCTGAAAGCCAACTATCCGAAAGCTTATTTTGCGGCACTTTTGTCTACTGTGATGGGAAGCCAAGGGAAAATGGCAGAGTATATTGAGGAAGCTCGTAGACTTGGAGTGAAGATTTTGCCTCCCGATGTCCAAAAAAGTGGAAAAGGTTTTCGTTTGGAGGAGGAGGGAGTCCGGTTTGGCCTCGCAGCGATTAAAAATGTGGGGAGACAGGCGATTCACGAAATAGAGAAGGCAAGAGAAGAGGAGCCTTTTCAAGATCTTTTTGATCTATGTGATCGGGTAGATCTGCGAATATGCAATCGTCGTGTGTTAGAGTCGCTGATATTGTCTGGAGCGATGGATTCACTTTCGCATCATCGTGCCAAAAAGCTCAATATGCTAGATGAAGTATTAGAGAAAACAGGAGAACTCCAAAAGCATCGCTTGCAAAACCAACTGTCTTTGTTCGAAGAGATGAGCGACTACATTTCGCAATTGGATCATCCTTATGAGGATATTCCGCCATATTCACTCAAGGAACAGTTGGCTTATGAGCGAGAGTTGATTGGTTTTTATCTCTCTGGACATCCACTAGATGAGTACCAACAAGTAATGGATCAATATACAACTCATGCTATTTCCAAATTGATAGAGTTACCGGATCATTCCAAGGTTCGTATCGCAGGTATGTTGTCTAGTATGAAACAGATCCAGACTAAAAAAGGAGAAGCGATGGCATTTGTTGAGTTGGAGGACAAGAGCGGGGTAGTAGAGTTAGTCGTCTTTCCTAAAGTGTATCTTGCATCAAGGCATCTTTTGAACGAAGGAGCAGAGCTTTTTGTTATTGGGAAACTAAATCAACAAGACGAGTCAGTTAAAGTATTGGTAGATCGGTTTGTTGCACTTTCGGATGCGAAACAGAAGATGATAATCCAAAAGAGACCTTCTGCCGAATCGTCGTCCGTTGCTCCAGATCAAAACGAGCTTCTGCTTCAGATCCCTATGACTTCTGAGCGTGGGCAATTGCTCTATCAAATCAAAGATGTTTTGACCCAATTTCCTGGTAATACTCCAGTTCACCTTTATTACGAATCGGAAAAGCGTATGGTAAGTCTTCCAGTTCCATCATATGGAGTAGAATTAAATACCAAATTACTGGAACATCTGCACGATCTTTTAGGGGAAAAATCTGTTCGGGTGAAGACCAAACATATACGTTAA
- a CDS encoding phosphatidylglycerophosphatase A family protein produces the protein MQERGVNLSEIAKVVYDLQLPYNPTLQINECLESVEAVLKKREVQHAVITGIAIDILAEKKQLPEPFQTIMEVDEPLYGIDEILALSITNVYGTIGLTSFGYLDKEKMGIIRGLNNHGKEVHVFLDDLIAGIAAAASARIAHAHPDESRYQD, from the coding sequence ATGCAAGAACGTGGAGTAAATCTATCAGAGATTGCGAAAGTAGTCTATGATCTTCAGCTTCCATACAATCCTACTCTCCAGATCAACGAGTGTCTCGAAAGTGTGGAAGCAGTATTGAAAAAAAGAGAAGTCCAACATGCGGTGATTACCGGGATCGCAATTGATATCTTAGCGGAGAAGAAACAACTTCCGGAACCTTTCCAGACCATTATGGAAGTTGATGAGCCGTTATACGGCATCGATGAGATTTTGGCTCTTAGTATCACCAATGTATATGGGACGATTGGACTAACTAGCTTTGGATATTTGGACAAAGAAAAAATGGGAATCATCCGAGGACTAAACAATCATGGTAAAGAAGTGCATGTCTTTCTAGACGATCTGATCGCTGGTATCGCGGCAGCAGCCTCGGCTCGTATAGCACATGCACATCCAGATGAATCAAGGTACCAAGATTAG